The Siniperca chuatsi isolate FFG_IHB_CAS linkage group LG2, ASM2008510v1, whole genome shotgun sequence genome window below encodes:
- the glrx gene encoding glutaredoxin-1 — protein MAQQFVQTKIKGDKVVLFIKPTCSYCIMAKDVLSKYKFKPGHLEYIDISGRSDMGSMQDYFLELTGERTVPRVFIGEECVGGGSDVAALHQSGKLEGMLQSIGALQ, from the exons ATGGCCCAGCAGTTTGTGCAGACCAAAATCAAAGGAGACAAAGTGGTGCTGTTCATTAAGCCCACGTGCTCGTACTGCATTATGGCCAAAGACGTTTTGTCAAAATACAAGTTCAAACCGGGACATTTGGAGTACATTGACATTAGTGGACGCAGCGACATGGGCAGCATGCAAGACTATTTCCTGGAACTTACCGGAGAACGCACG GTCCCACGGGTGTTCATTGGTGAGGAGTGTGTTGGAGGCGGCAGCGATGTGGCGGCACTGCATCAGAGTGGTAAGCTGGAGGGCATGCTGCAGTCTATTGGAGCCCTGCAGTGA